From Sphingopyxis sp. YR583, one genomic window encodes:
- the murA gene encoding UDP-N-acetylglucosamine 1-carboxyvinyltransferase, with product MDQIVIRGGQRLKGRIPISGAKNAALTLLPCALLTDEPLTLRNLPRLADVDGFGHLLNQLGCSTTIEGSRPEDFGRVMTARTTTLTSTVAPYDIVRKMRASILVLGPLLARAGEATVSLPGGCAIGNRPIDLHLKALEAFGAEIELASGYVKASAPGRGRLPGGKFTFPVVSVGATENALMAAVLAKGTCVLGNAAREPEIVDLCNCLVAMGAHIEGIGTETLTIEGVDRLHGATYRVMADRIEAGSYACAAVITEGDVELVGAKADEMEATLAALREAGATVEETKGGIRVAMSGRAEPVTLSTAPYPGFATDMQAQFMAMATLGKGASLFTETIFENRYMHVPELARMGCDIDVRGRSAVVRGVDHLVGAPVMATDLRASMSLIIAGLAAQGTTEVNRVYHLDRGYERLEEKLQAVGADIERISAG from the coding sequence ATGGATCAGATCGTCATTCGCGGCGGCCAGCGACTCAAGGGCCGTATCCCCATCTCCGGCGCCAAGAATGCGGCGCTCACCTTGCTGCCGTGCGCGCTGCTCACCGACGAGCCACTGACGCTGCGCAACCTGCCGCGGCTCGCCGACGTCGACGGCTTCGGGCACCTGCTCAACCAGCTCGGCTGCTCGACGACGATCGAAGGATCGCGGCCCGAGGATTTCGGGCGCGTGATGACCGCGCGCACCACAACGCTCACCTCGACCGTCGCGCCCTATGACATCGTGCGCAAGATGCGCGCATCGATCCTCGTGCTCGGACCGCTGCTCGCTCGCGCGGGCGAAGCGACCGTGTCGCTGCCCGGCGGCTGCGCGATCGGCAACCGTCCGATCGACCTCCATCTCAAAGCGCTCGAAGCCTTCGGCGCCGAGATCGAACTCGCTTCGGGCTATGTGAAGGCCAGCGCACCGGGCCGCGGACGCCTGCCCGGCGGCAAATTCACTTTCCCCGTCGTGTCGGTCGGGGCGACCGAGAATGCGTTGATGGCGGCCGTCCTGGCCAAGGGCACCTGCGTCCTCGGCAACGCGGCGCGCGAGCCCGAGATCGTCGACCTCTGCAACTGTCTCGTCGCGATGGGCGCGCATATCGAAGGCATCGGTACCGAAACGCTGACGATCGAGGGTGTCGACCGGCTGCACGGCGCAACCTATCGCGTCATGGCCGACCGCATCGAGGCCGGCAGCTACGCCTGCGCCGCCGTCATCACCGAGGGCGACGTCGAACTGGTCGGCGCCAAGGCCGACGAAATGGAAGCGACGCTTGCCGCGCTCCGCGAAGCTGGCGCAACGGTCGAGGAGACCAAGGGCGGCATCCGCGTCGCGATGTCGGGCCGCGCCGAGCCTGTCACCCTGTCGACCGCACCCTACCCGGGCTTCGCGACCGACATGCAGGCGCAGTTCATGGCGATGGCGACGCTCGGCAAGGGCGCCTCGCTGTTCACTGAGACGATCTTCGAAAACCGCTACATGCATGTCCCCGAACTCGCGCGCATGGGCTGCGATATCGACGTGCGCGGCCGCAGCGCCGTAGTGCGCGGTGTCGATCATCTGGTCGGTGCGCCGGTGATGGCGACCGACCTCCGCGCTTCGATGAGCCTGATTATCGCGGGTCTCGCGGCACAAGGCACGACCGAGGTCAACCGCGTCTATCACCTCGACCGCGGTTATGAGCGGCTCGAGGAGAAGCTCCAGGCGGTCGGCGCCGATATCGAACGGATCAGCGCTGGGTAA
- a CDS encoding DUF3011 domain-containing protein has product MRNNVVTILTTATLIASQVAVPALPQATTLPYPPPGGPAVQPVPPYPGGPAIQPPRPGYGDGYVGTIRCESRNNQMQRCNVRTGNRVDLQRVIGGRCSKGRDWGFTANQIWVSGGCRAEFAYGYANDGGYPTPLPQPVDDYAGTLNCESWSYKYQQCNVRTNDRVELTRKIAGKCNAGRQWGYTSDYIWVDKGCRAEFSYGYRNTRPPEKDKDKGPSTGLIIGGIVVAGGLLALLASGKKKKAATETSAPEGTATPTYPAGPPATLSANLNSLPSASRPSVLNCMNDAARQIGITGGTRLSYDKLISLEQGNGGWRIRAAMTATYPDGAKQVEMYCRATPTDIIQLDFT; this is encoded by the coding sequence ATGCGGAATAATGTCGTCACGATCCTCACTACGGCCACGTTGATCGCCAGCCAGGTTGCCGTCCCGGCGTTGCCACAGGCAACCACCTTGCCCTATCCGCCGCCCGGTGGTCCCGCGGTCCAGCCAGTGCCGCCTTACCCCGGTGGGCCCGCGATCCAGCCGCCGCGTCCGGGCTATGGCGACGGTTATGTTGGGACGATCCGCTGCGAGTCGCGAAACAACCAGATGCAGCGTTGCAATGTCCGCACCGGCAATCGCGTCGACCTGCAACGCGTAATCGGCGGACGCTGTTCGAAGGGCCGCGACTGGGGCTTTACCGCCAACCAGATCTGGGTGTCGGGCGGCTGCCGGGCCGAATTCGCTTATGGCTATGCCAATGACGGCGGCTATCCGACGCCGCTGCCGCAGCCGGTCGACGATTATGCCGGAACGTTGAACTGCGAATCGTGGAGCTATAAATATCAACAGTGCAATGTGCGGACGAACGATCGCGTCGAGCTGACGCGCAAGATTGCCGGCAAATGCAACGCCGGGCGCCAATGGGGCTACACCAGCGACTATATCTGGGTCGACAAGGGCTGCCGCGCCGAATTCTCCTATGGCTATCGCAACACGCGTCCGCCCGAGAAAGACAAGGACAAGGGCCCGAGCACCGGGCTCATCATCGGCGGCATCGTTGTTGCCGGTGGGCTGCTCGCCTTGCTGGCAAGCGGCAAGAAAAAGAAAGCGGCGACCGAGACGAGCGCGCCCGAGGGTACGGCAACGCCAACCTACCCCGCCGGTCCGCCCGCTACGCTGAGCGCGAACCTCAACAGCCTGCCGAGCGCGTCGCGGCCGTCGGTCCTGAACTGCATGAACGACGCCGCGCGGCAGATCGGCATCACCGGCGGCACCCGGCTGTCGTATGACAAGCTGATTTCGCTCGAGCAGGGCAATGGCGGCTGGCGCATCCGTGCGGCGATGACCGCGACCTATCCCGACGGCGCGAAACAGGTCGAAATGTATTGCCGCGCGACGCCGACCGACATCATCCAGCTCGACTTTACCTAG
- a CDS encoding DMT family transporter, giving the protein MAKMGGPAAALWSRAYPLLTVTALCWAGNSIVGRAARDLVPPAALSFWRWSLALLLLLPLAWPHLKRDWPVLRANWAIVALLGALAIGSFNILLYTGLQSTTALNSMLIQSAQPALILIVGALVMGDGTSLRQIGGVLISLAGVLAIVGRGDPGLLWRLQLNIGDAIIGGAVLLWSLYSVLLRRRPAVHPLSFLAASMVVGIAVIIPFYLHELWSGRLIVPTTGSALAIGYVAIFPSFLAYLFFNRGVELIGSAATGQYMNVMPLMGAGLAMLFLGEALHLFHIVGLALIVVGILVAGRPQPAERT; this is encoded by the coding sequence ATGGCGAAGATGGGCGGCCCGGCCGCGGCGCTCTGGTCGCGGGCCTATCCGCTGCTGACGGTGACCGCGCTTTGCTGGGCCGGAAATTCGATCGTCGGGCGCGCGGCGCGCGACCTCGTTCCGCCTGCTGCCCTGTCTTTCTGGCGCTGGTCTCTCGCGCTTTTGCTGCTGCTTCCGCTCGCCTGGCCGCATCTCAAGCGCGACTGGCCGGTGCTGCGCGCGAATTGGGCGATCGTCGCGCTGCTCGGCGCCTTGGCGATCGGTTCGTTCAACATCCTGCTCTACACGGGACTGCAAAGCACCACCGCGCTCAACTCGATGTTGATCCAGTCGGCGCAGCCCGCGTTGATCCTGATCGTCGGCGCGTTGGTGATGGGCGATGGCACGAGCCTGCGCCAGATAGGCGGTGTGCTGATCTCGCTCGCCGGCGTGCTGGCGATCGTCGGACGCGGCGATCCGGGGCTGTTGTGGCGTTTGCAGCTCAATATTGGCGACGCGATCATTGGCGGTGCGGTCCTGCTATGGTCGCTTTATTCGGTGTTGCTTCGGCGCCGGCCCGCCGTGCATCCGCTGAGTTTCCTTGCGGCGTCGATGGTCGTCGGCATCGCGGTGATCATACCCTTTTACCTGCATGAGCTGTGGTCGGGGCGGTTGATCGTACCGACGACGGGCAGCGCGCTGGCGATCGGTTATGTTGCGATCTTTCCGTCGTTCCTTGCCTATCTTTTCTTCAACCGCGGGGTCGAACTGATCGGGTCGGCGGCGACGGGGCAATATATGAATGTGATGCCGCTGATGGGGGCGGGGCTCGCGATGCTGTTCCTCGGCGAGGCGCTGCACCTGTTCCATATCGTCGGATTGGCGCTGATCGTCGTCGGGATATTGGTCGCCGGGCGTCCGCAGCCTGCAGAGCGGACTTAA
- a CDS encoding 2-hydroxychromene-2-carboxylate isomerase produces the protein MVTESLELIFDFGSPNAYLCMKALPELLDRTGADLVITPCLLGGIFKATGNKAPMVQYAEAPAKLAYENLEMRRFIEKYGLAKFRINPHFPVNTLTIMRGAIVADDEGTLDDYVDAVNRAMWEEGLKMNDPEVIATFLSANGFDGPALLARTQEADIKAKLVANTEAAVARGVFGIPTFFVGGEMFFGKDRLAQVEEALA, from the coding sequence ATGGTGACCGAAAGTCTCGAACTGATCTTCGATTTCGGCAGCCCCAACGCCTATCTTTGCATGAAGGCGCTACCCGAACTGCTCGATCGCACCGGCGCCGACCTCGTCATCACGCCCTGTCTTTTGGGCGGCATCTTCAAGGCGACGGGCAACAAGGCACCGATGGTCCAATATGCCGAGGCGCCCGCGAAGCTCGCTTATGAAAACCTCGAGATGCGGCGCTTCATTGAAAAATACGGCCTCGCCAAATTCCGCATCAACCCGCATTTCCCGGTCAACACGCTGACGATCATGCGAGGCGCGATCGTCGCCGACGACGAAGGCACGCTCGACGATTATGTCGACGCGGTGAACCGCGCGATGTGGGAAGAAGGCTTGAAGATGAACGATCCCGAGGTAATCGCGACCTTCCTGTCCGCCAACGGGTTCGACGGCCCCGCGCTACTCGCACGCACGCAGGAGGCCGACATCAAGGCGAAGCTCGTCGCCAACACCGAAGCCGCGGTCGCGCGCGGCGTATTCGGCATTCCGACCTTCTTCGTCGGCGGCGAGATGTTCTTCGGCAAGGACCGGCTGGCGCAAGTCGAGGAAGCGCTTGCTTAA
- a CDS encoding SDR family oxidoreductase, translating into MPNPAAVIIGAGDATGGAIARAFAVEGLTACVNRRERNADQLEALAKSIRDEGHQARAFPGDAREEEAMIALFDQVEAEVGPVEVAVFNIGANVNFPIAETTLRVYTKVWEMACLGGFLMGREAAKRMTPRGRGTIIFTGATASLRGGSGFSAFSGAKGALRMLAQSMARELGPQGIHVAHTIIDGAIDTEFIKGRHPDFDNAKAQDLILNPDAIAANYVMLHKQPKSAWTHELDLRPWGEKW; encoded by the coding sequence ATGCCCAATCCCGCAGCCGTCATTATCGGAGCCGGAGACGCCACCGGCGGCGCCATCGCCCGCGCCTTCGCCGTCGAAGGCCTCACCGCTTGCGTAAATCGCCGTGAACGCAATGCCGACCAGCTTGAAGCTTTGGCAAAATCGATCCGCGACGAAGGACATCAGGCGCGCGCCTTCCCCGGCGACGCCCGCGAAGAAGAGGCGATGATCGCGCTGTTCGATCAGGTCGAGGCCGAGGTCGGCCCGGTAGAGGTCGCGGTGTTCAACATCGGCGCGAACGTCAATTTCCCGATCGCCGAGACGACGCTGCGCGTTTACACCAAGGTCTGGGAAATGGCGTGCCTCGGCGGTTTCCTGATGGGGCGCGAGGCGGCAAAACGCATGACCCCGCGCGGACGCGGTACGATCATCTTCACCGGTGCGACCGCGTCCTTGCGCGGCGGATCGGGCTTTTCCGCCTTCTCGGGCGCCAAGGGCGCACTCCGTATGCTCGCCCAGTCGATGGCGCGCGAACTGGGGCCGCAAGGCATCCATGTCGCGCACACGATCATCGACGGCGCGATCGACACCGAGTTCATCAAGGGCCGCCATCCCGATTTCGATAATGCGAAGGCGCAGGATCTGATCCTCAACCCCGACGCCATCGCCGCCAATTATGTGATGCTCCACAAACAGCCGAAAAGCGCGTGGACGCACGAACTCGACCTCCGTCCCTGGGGAGAAAAATGGTGA